One segment of Campylobacter concisus ATCC 51562 DNA contains the following:
- the pepE gene encoding dipeptidase PepE — translation MKNALLISASSYQDTGYLRHCKNWVKEFLGECGKEEILFIPYAGVRRTNDEYEQKVIDRLKNSNIKSIHHYEDKISAIKNARSIAVGGGNTFMLLYTLYKLNLIEPIKEAVANGAKYFGWSAGANIAGKTMMTTNDMPIIMPKSFDSLNIFPYQINPHFISGKLAGHNGESREERLEEFLIANPKETIYALPEGTALLIEDSEAEVIGHSEILKFEYQKEIEKIEVGTKFKI, via the coding sequence ATGAAAAATGCTTTACTAATCAGTGCTTCAAGCTATCAAGATACTGGCTATTTAAGGCACTGCAAAAACTGGGTTAAGGAATTTTTAGGTGAATGCGGCAAGGAAGAAATTTTATTTATCCCTTATGCTGGAGTTAGGCGAACAAATGACGAGTATGAGCAAAAAGTAATTGATAGATTAAAAAATAGCAATATAAAATCAATCCATCACTACGAGGATAAAATTTCTGCTATCAAAAATGCTAGAAGTATCGCAGTTGGCGGCGGAAATACCTTTATGCTTCTTTACACGCTTTATAAGCTAAATTTGATTGAGCCTATAAAAGAAGCTGTGGCAAATGGTGCAAAATACTTTGGCTGGTCAGCTGGCGCAAACATCGCTGGCAAGACGATGATGACGACAAATGATATGCCTATCATCATGCCAAAGTCATTTGACAGCCTAAATATCTTCCCATATCAGATCAATCCGCACTTCATAAGTGGCAAACTAGCAGGTCATAACGGCGAGAGCAGGGAGGAGAGGCTAGAGGAGTTTTTGATAGCAAATCCAAAAGAGACTATCTACGCTTTGCCTGAGGGCACGGCTTTGCTCATAGAGGATAGCGAGGCTGAGGTCATAGGACATAGTGAAATTTTAAAATTTGAGTATCAAAAAGAGATAGAAAAAATAGAAGTTGGAACTAAATTTAAAATCTAA
- the dcuC gene encoding C4-dicarboxylate transporter DcuC — protein sequence MESFKLIAAILGIAAVVALLVLKKETRTVLIGVGLVLCIIALKPMGALSAFTDYMTKAGLIKAICASMGFAFVMKYTMCDKHLVALLTKPLKNVGFILIPATTVLTYFINIAIPSAAGCSAAVGATLIPLLMASGIRPAMAGAAVFAGTFGGVLSPGSAHNVYVADLVKKTVEGYTVQDVIKVQIPSAFTALVIVVIALVIVAILLKDYQKNTNFTLESSTASEEKPLFKVNFIYAIMPLVPLVILVIGGTSLAKDYSFLAWTKMGVAEAMILGAIIAIFATLTNPQKITKEFFNGMGHAYADVMGIIIAAGVFVAGLKACGAVDMVIAWLKTDQSYVKFGGTFVPFIMGIVTGSGDAATFAFNEAVTTNAAALGFEQDKLGMAAAIAGALGRSASPIAGAAIVCAGIAMVSPVEIAKRTFLGMFISVVAIAFFVI from the coding sequence ATGGAATCATTCAAGCTAATTGCTGCCATTCTTGGCATCGCGGCTGTTGTAGCACTTCTTGTCTTAAAAAAAGAGACAAGAACGGTGCTAATAGGTGTTGGTTTGGTGCTTTGTATAATCGCACTAAAACCGATGGGGGCACTAAGTGCTTTTACTGACTATATGACTAAAGCAGGGCTTATAAAGGCGATTTGTGCAAGTATGGGTTTTGCATTTGTTATGAAATATACAATGTGCGATAAGCACCTTGTCGCACTTCTTACAAAGCCACTTAAAAATGTAGGCTTTATCTTGATCCCCGCAACAACCGTGCTAACTTATTTTATAAATATCGCTATCCCTTCAGCTGCAGGATGCTCCGCTGCTGTTGGTGCGACACTTATACCGCTTCTAATGGCTTCAGGCATCCGCCCAGCTATGGCTGGTGCTGCTGTTTTTGCGGGTACATTTGGTGGAGTCTTAAGCCCAGGATCGGCTCACAACGTCTATGTGGCTGACCTTGTTAAAAAGACGGTTGAGGGCTACACAGTTCAAGATGTCATAAAAGTGCAAATTCCAAGTGCATTTACTGCCCTTGTTATCGTAGTGATCGCATTAGTTATTGTTGCGATACTGCTTAAAGACTATCAAAAAAATACAAATTTCACTCTTGAAAGTAGTACTGCTAGCGAAGAGAAGCCGCTATTTAAAGTAAATTTTATCTACGCCATTATGCCTCTAGTCCCACTTGTTATCTTGGTTATTGGTGGAACAAGCCTAGCAAAAGATTATAGCTTTCTTGCGTGGACAAAGATGGGCGTTGCTGAGGCGATGATACTTGGTGCGATCATAGCTATCTTTGCTACACTTACAAATCCGCAAAAGATCACAAAAGAATTTTTTAACGGAATGGGCCACGCTTATGCTGATGTTATGGGTATCATCATCGCAGCTGGCGTTTTTGTCGCTGGACTAAAGGCATGTGGAGCCGTTGATATGGTTATCGCATGGCTTAAAACAGATCAAAGTTACGTTAAATTTGGCGGAACATTTGTGCCATTTATCATGGGTATAGTTACAGGTTCAGGCGACGCTGCTACATTTGCATTTAACGAAGCTGTCACAACAAATGCCGCTGCACTTGGCTTTGAACAAGACAAGCTTGGTATGGCCGCAGCTATTGCTGGTGCTTTAGGTAGATCGGCTTCCCCGATTGCCGGTGCTGCTATCGTTTGTGCAGGCATTGCGATGGTTAGTCCAGTTGAAATCGCTAAAAGAACATTTTTAGGTATGTTTATCTCTGTTGTAGCGATTGCATTTTTTGTCATCTAA
- the pepT gene encoding peptidase T: MDIVERFLNYTKFNTTTNKENGLKGVMPSNPTEYELAKFLKEELSSLGIKDIILQDNAILIAKIPANCENTPSIAFFGHLDTSSEQKNDTKAKIVKYTGGDICLNEEQGIYLKFSDNPELKKYDGDDIVVTDGTSLLGADDKAAIASIVNMASYFMQNPDVKHGKIVICFVPDEEQGLLGAKALDVNLLGADFGYCLDCCEIGELIYENWNAADCTMVFKGVSAHPMNAKGKLVNSLLLAHKFISLLPGGEVPECTEGKEGYFWVKELSGNSAKTTLKIDIREFDEVKFQKRLEFLSDMANSFNKIYGDRCEITLKTRYENVFKFLKDENSLPIKLAKDAFSELNITPNIKPMRGGYDGAVISAKGVPTLNLFTGANNFHSIYEYLPVSSLKAASEVIKKIVINAAK; encoded by the coding sequence ATGGATATCGTAGAGAGATTTTTAAACTACACAAAATTTAACACTACAACAAATAAAGAGAATGGATTAAAAGGCGTTATGCCTTCTAACCCAACTGAGTACGAGCTGGCTAAGTTTTTAAAAGAAGAGCTTAGCTCACTAGGCATAAAAGATATCATCTTGCAAGACAATGCCATCTTGATAGCAAAAATTCCTGCAAACTGCGAAAATACTCCAAGTATAGCCTTTTTTGGTCACTTAGATACAAGTAGTGAGCAAAAAAATGATACCAAAGCTAAAATCGTAAAATACACAGGCGGCGACATCTGCCTAAACGAAGAGCAGGGAATTTATCTAAAATTTAGCGACAATCCAGAGCTTAAAAAATATGATGGTGACGACATAGTCGTGACTGACGGCACTAGCTTGCTTGGAGCTGATGATAAGGCTGCGATCGCAAGTATCGTAAATATGGCTAGCTATTTTATGCAAAATCCTGATGTAAAGCACGGTAAAATCGTGATCTGCTTCGTGCCAGATGAGGAGCAAGGCTTGCTTGGGGCAAAAGCACTTGATGTAAATTTGCTAGGAGCTGATTTTGGTTACTGCTTAGATTGTTGCGAGATAGGTGAGCTAATATATGAAAACTGGAACGCAGCTGACTGCACGATGGTCTTTAAAGGCGTTTCGGCTCATCCGATGAACGCAAAGGGTAAGCTTGTAAATTCGCTACTTCTTGCGCATAAATTTATCTCGCTTTTGCCAGGTGGCGAAGTGCCAGAGTGTACCGAGGGCAAGGAGGGGTATTTTTGGGTGAAAGAGCTTAGTGGAAACAGCGCAAAAACAACTCTTAAGATCGATATAAGAGAATTTGATGAGGTGAAATTTCAAAAAAGGCTTGAGTTTTTAAGCGATATGGCAAATTCTTTTAACAAAATTTATGGAGATCGTTGCGAGATCACGCTAAAAACACGCTATGAAAACGTCTTTAAATTTTTAAAAGACGAAAACTCACTTCCGATAAAACTAGCAAAAGATGCCTTTAGTGAGCTAAATATCACGCCAAATATAAAGCCAATGCGTGGCGGATATGACGGCGCTGTGATATCCGCAAAAGGTGTGCCAACGCTAAATTTATTCACAGGGGCAAACAACTTTCACTCTATCTACGAGTATTTGCCAGTTAGCAGTCTAAAAGCCGCTAGCGAAGTGATTAAAAAAATCGTAATTAACGCTGCTAAATAA
- a CDS encoding argininosuccinate synthase domain-containing protein codes for MKALALFSGGLDSMLSMKLISDQNIEVIALYMDTGFGVDEEKHEILRRRAALAGASLKVVDMRNEYLRDVLFNPKYGYGKQFNPCIDCHGYMFKTALNMLKSENANFIITGEVLGQRPMSQRRDALFQVKRLADDEDDLVLRPMCAKLLPPTKPEREGWVDREKLLDISGRDRKPQLALAKEFGFEDFATPGGGCLLTIESFAVKIKDYLKFDKEMRDIDVVWLKLGRHLRLPDGTKMIIGRDESDNNALLAHPNDKFDQVKFKESDDIVGAVSFISKNASKADKELAARLALAYTKANRENKFEVSIDSEKFSITPEDKSLAQNYFVK; via the coding sequence ATGAAGGCTTTAGCTTTGTTTAGCGGAGGGCTTGATAGCATGCTCTCAATGAAATTAATAAGCGATCAAAACATCGAAGTGATCGCACTTTATATGGACACTGGATTTGGCGTAGATGAAGAAAAACATGAAATTTTAAGACGCCGTGCAGCTTTGGCTGGAGCTAGCTTAAAAGTGGTTGATATGAGAAATGAGTATCTTCGTGATGTGCTTTTTAACCCAAAATACGGCTATGGCAAGCAGTTTAATCCATGCATCGACTGCCACGGCTATATGTTTAAAACAGCTCTAAATATGCTAAAAAGTGAAAATGCAAATTTTATCATCACGGGCGAAGTTTTGGGTCAAAGGCCGATGAGTCAGCGAAGAGATGCACTCTTTCAGGTTAAGCGCCTAGCTGATGACGAGGATGATCTAGTGCTTCGTCCGATGTGCGCTAAGCTTTTGCCACCAACAAAGCCAGAGCGCGAGGGTTGGGTCGATAGAGAGAAGTTACTTGATATAAGTGGGCGTGATAGAAAGCCACAGCTTGCTTTGGCAAAGGAATTTGGCTTTGAGGACTTTGCAACGCCTGGAGGCGGGTGTTTGCTCACTATTGAGAGTTTCGCTGTGAAGATAAAAGACTACTTGAAATTTGACAAAGAGATGCGAGATATCGATGTCGTGTGGCTAAAGCTTGGAAGGCATTTGCGATTGCCAGATGGTACAAAAATGATAATAGGACGTGACGAGAGCGATAATAACGCACTTTTAGCACATCCAAACGATAAATTTGATCAAGTAAAATTTAAAGAGAGTGATGACATCGTAGGAGCTGTTAGTTTTATAAGTAAAAATGCCAGTAAAGCTGATAAAGAGCTGGCCGCAAGGCTCGCGCTTGCTTATACAAAAGCTAACAGAGAAAATAAATTTGAAGTTAGCATAGATAGCGAGAAATTTAGTATCACACCTGAGGATAAATCTCTAGCTCAAAATTATTTCGTAAAATAG
- a CDS encoding retention module-containing protein, whose product MANEAGVVKSVTGGSARALNNATGEVRNLSVGDIVYQNEKIITDSADSKVTITQTDGKEITLIGKDTITLDQDTGNNQTVADISALQQAILNGTDLNALEETAAGGPQAGNAGGDGVSLGAASFAEGGHYSNISENFRNLNGSGRNFESPISSVGGYADGAAGTDVTTPVVPVTPAPTVTMLESEAKETKAAAGDEYLIYNIKLAEAKTTFNLNVAATSNNAGNDYSRNLEYSFDGGNTWQPLVDGKISANRPAPIQNIQVRIKVIDDDGRINGNQNEGVKAEDRGAAFGADDYGVYKNGVTLSVTDGNSASASATGNIIDNDDILTANKFLDGKHINTEDGEDTITINNGARNSTIDAGTNSDKIIMNNDTTIEQTNIIAGEGDDRIDMNNGVKFENSTIDAGVGGDTINVNAGAKVRNSTIYTKEGSDTTNINGGTVTSSEINLGNNTADKRDVVNVNSGSTLTDTVINGKNALGNDEINLKAGSVSHNIGINTGAGNDTINMSGKLMVDRDTDDILIKTGERNDTINIDGGEITGSRTRPAPYQNVPYQVQMETGTGDDTVNIKNRASLKDVSIITGTSGIPVGGNDTVNITDNSKLEHVNINLQRGTDTVNVKNATLIDVAIDSEDDSVDGINTVNVDNSSLDQTKIYTGDDNDIINIRNTIINDDKHGAYGTIIKGEGGSDTINIESSKIFGEKAYIDADSYGTSKAGNDILNIKDSTIDGIKRIYTGGGNDDIHITNSTISNVEDADDSFRSIGAGDGNDTMTLDGGTKIINTNIGMGAGNDTINIESGTILDRTIISGGTDNDTFKLGKGIDLSNNVKLDGGAGNDDTLQISENIDFSKVSNFEHLKLGADNESVDLKNLSIGDVLNITGNKDTVLKIDGDRSDHLSLKGFNNTPVSNHDGYDRYEGFDSYGNTISIDIKQGVAIDFY is encoded by the coding sequence ATGGCTAACGAAGCTGGAGTAGTTAAAAGTGTAACTGGGGGAAGCGCAAGAGCTCTTAACAATGCAACTGGAGAAGTAAGAAATCTTAGCGTTGGAGACATCGTCTATCAAAACGAAAAGATAATCACAGATAGTGCTGACTCTAAAGTAACAATAACTCAAACTGATGGTAAAGAAATAACTCTAATAGGTAAAGATACTATAACTCTAGATCAAGATACTGGTAATAACCAAACAGTAGCTGATATCTCAGCTCTACAACAAGCAATCTTAAATGGAACAGACTTAAATGCATTAGAAGAAACTGCTGCAGGTGGTCCACAAGCAGGTAATGCTGGCGGAGATGGTGTAAGCCTTGGTGCTGCTAGCTTTGCTGAGGGAGGGCATTACTCAAATATCAGTGAAAATTTCAGAAATTTAAATGGCTCTGGCAGAAATTTCGAATCACCTATAAGCTCGGTTGGCGGTTATGCTGATGGAGCCGCTGGTACTGATGTGACAACACCTGTAGTGCCAGTAACTCCAGCCCCTACGGTCACTATGCTTGAATCCGAAGCTAAGGAGACCAAAGCAGCAGCAGGAGACGAGTATCTTATCTATAATATAAAGCTTGCGGAAGCTAAAACCACATTCAATCTGAATGTAGCAGCTACAAGCAATAACGCAGGCAATGATTACAGCAGGAATCTTGAGTATTCATTTGATGGTGGTAACACTTGGCAACCTCTAGTCGACGGTAAAATTTCAGCTAATAGACCAGCTCCTATTCAAAACATTCAAGTTAGAATTAAAGTCATCGATGATGACGGACGCATTAATGGCAATCAAAATGAAGGTGTCAAAGCCGAGGATAGAGGCGCAGCGTTTGGAGCAGATGATTATGGCGTATATAAAAACGGCGTAACATTAAGCGTTACTGACGGCAATAGCGCGAGCGCATCTGCAACAGGCAATATCATCGATAATGACGATATCCTCACGGCAAATAAATTTCTTGACGGCAAGCATATCAATACCGAAGACGGAGAGGATACGATAACTATAAACAATGGCGCTCGTAATTCTACTATCGATGCGGGTACTAATAGCGACAAGATCATTATGAATAATGATACGACCATTGAGCAAACAAATATCATTGCTGGCGAAGGTGATGATCGTATTGATATGAATAATGGTGTTAAATTTGAAAATTCTACTATCGATGCTGGAGTGGGTGGTGATACTATAAATGTAAATGCAGGTGCAAAAGTTAGAAATTCTACTATTTATACAAAAGAGGGCTCAGACACTACAAACATCAATGGCGGCACGGTAACAAGTAGCGAGATAAACCTTGGCAACAACACAGCTGATAAAAGAGACGTTGTAAATGTAAATTCTGGTAGCACACTTACAGACACAGTAATAAATGGCAAGAATGCGCTTGGCAATGATGAGATAAATTTAAAGGCGGGCTCTGTTTCGCATAATATAGGAATCAATACTGGTGCTGGCAACGATACTATAAATATGAGCGGTAAACTCATGGTTGATAGGGATACTGATGATATTTTAATAAAAACGGGTGAGCGTAATGACACTATCAATATAGATGGTGGCGAAATTACAGGAAGTAGAACAAGACCTGCGCCTTATCAAAATGTACCTTATCAAGTTCAGATGGAAACTGGCACGGGCGATGATACCGTAAATATCAAAAATCGTGCAAGCCTAAAAGATGTCAGCATAATAACTGGTACTAGCGGCATCCCAGTTGGTGGTAATGATACGGTAAATATTACTGATAATAGCAAGCTTGAGCATGTTAATATAAATCTACAAAGAGGTACAGACACTGTAAATGTAAAAAATGCGACGCTAATAGATGTTGCGATAGATTCAGAGGATGATTCCGTAGATGGTATTAACACAGTCAATGTAGATAATTCTAGTTTAGATCAAACAAAAATTTATACAGGTGATGACAATGATATTATAAATATCAGAAATACCATAATAAATGACGATAAGCACGGTGCGTATGGAACTATTATAAAAGGCGAGGGTGGAAGTGATACTATAAACATTGAGTCATCAAAAATATTTGGGGAAAAAGCCTATATAGATGCTGATTCTTATGGCACTAGTAAGGCAGGTAATGATATTTTAAATATCAAAGATTCTACTATTGATGGTATAAAACGTATCTATACAGGCGGTGGCAATGATGATATCCATATAACTAACTCTACAATATCTAATGTTGAAGATGCAGACGACTCATTTAGAAGTATAGGCGCAGGCGACGGTAATGATACTATGACGCTTGATGGTGGCACTAAGATTATTAATACAAACATAGGCATGGGTGCTGGCAATGATACTATAAATATAGAAAGCGGCACTATCCTTGATCGCACAATCATAAGTGGTGGAACTGACAATGATACATTCAAGTTGGGTAAAGGTATTGATCTTAGCAACAATGTTAAACTTGATGGCGGAGCCGGTAACGACGATACTCTACAAATAAGCGAAAATATCGACTTTTCTAAGGTATCAAATTTCGAGCACTTAAAACTCGGAGCAGATAATGAGAGTGTAGATCTAAAAAATTTAAGTATCGGAGATGTCTTGAATATCACTGGCAATAAAGATACTGTCTTAAAAATAGATGGCGACAGATCTGATCATTTAAGCCTCAAAGGGTTTAATAATACTCCTGTTTCAAACCATGACGGATACGATAGATATGAGGGTTTCGATAGTTACGGCAATACCATATCGATCGATATCAAACAAGGTGTCGCCATCGATTTTTATTAG
- a CDS encoding Cj0814 family flagellar-dependent secreted protein yields MNDISILGTNVNSYTHQQHKQNRSANFSDVFNQKTKDESSKPSQELAKFNYVSSSQNSLISLNFSDLQAYGYTVDKAGFMGADFNKAAGLPQDFKIHKSTLDELSRFAERNHVLNRIRSKDEQIKIFDNIDMADTIKHYYRLFDQMTSALGDDKKSYTLADIGKLPKGYSTKGTHYDAKGHLLKDLSNSTISNIYSSTDELNSAKTLSKELSSAGVRLIVKEVDFTMSEAGDEFSFNPDISFNYNRNGL; encoded by the coding sequence ATGAATGATATTAGCATCTTAGGTACCAATGTAAATTCATATACTCATCAACAACACAAGCAAAATAGATCTGCAAATTTTAGTGATGTTTTTAACCAAAAGACTAAAGATGAGAGCAGTAAGCCAAGCCAAGAGCTTGCTAAATTTAACTATGTCTCTTCATCACAAAACAGCCTCATCTCTCTAAATTTTAGTGATCTTCAAGCTTACGGCTACACAGTAGATAAGGCAGGCTTTATGGGAGCTGACTTTAACAAAGCTGCAGGCTTGCCACAAGATTTTAAAATTCACAAAAGCACGCTTGATGAGCTTAGTAGATTTGCCGAGCGCAACCATGTGCTAAACCGCATCAGGAGCAAAGACGAGCAGATAAAGATCTTTGATAACATCGATATGGCTGACACCATAAAGCACTACTACAGACTATTTGATCAAATGACGTCTGCTTTAGGTGATGATAAAAAGAGCTACACCCTTGCAGATATAGGCAAACTACCAAAAGGCTACAGCACAAAAGGCACTCACTATGATGCCAAAGGACATTTGCTAAAAGATCTATCAAACTCTACTATCTCAAACATCTACTCTAGCACTGATGAGCTAAATAGTGCTAAAACTCTTAGTAAAGAGCTTTCAAGTGCAGGCGTTAGGCTCATAGTAAAAGAGGTTGATTTTACTATGAGCGAAGCAGGTGATGAGTTTAGTTTTAACCCTGATATCTCTTTTAATTATAACCGAAACGGCCTATAA
- a CDS encoding coiled-coil domain-containing protein: MKINGYEIVINTLTDNITYEKAIDRMCHNMREPKQTKKIKYLRRDARANRYFVQNSHGVLIEKEPSRSMSHEDIENKIKEMLLQFKKDYESQTITDKNGKSRKRVWQKKMTPFTEILLTFGTQRPKEENEGLNEEETKFINGLNILAKAMDFINKYCKKYGVECVAATEHNDEKTKHWQIIFSNYDFTKHACIRRDRKNMAIYGRDMQDMSADAFSGIAVRGVVGSKAIHKTLKQMHKTELSYKSEQALKNDITLNFEECIDEAFDEKKSFTGKIRYEISKDGMEEFVKTISKDIYDLTKQNITIIKDTDLQNKIDELEKQLADKSEILARKNELESENELLHNEILELKELNKTFEDKDIVLTQKEEINVLKETLKQKDVSINNYKSQILNSKEIINQAKADKEELTRLKGVEAKKIEVEEENKELEKEVKTYKELVTKQQKEVEELGQAMEANEALKNENQSLADENKRLKDENTTLKVFKEKVVTFFKSVVNTIPNIRDFIDSYLPEIKNEIFGKKDSSLEM; encoded by the coding sequence ATGAAGATAAATGGTTATGAAATAGTTATAAATACGCTAACTGATAATATCACCTATGAAAAAGCCATAGATAGAATGTGCCACAACATGCGGGAGCCCAAGCAAACAAAAAAGATAAAGTATTTAAGAAGGGATGCAAGAGCCAATAGGTATTTTGTACAAAATAGCCATGGTGTTCTTATAGAAAAAGAGCCATCTCGTAGTATGTCTCACGAGGATATTGAAAACAAGATAAAAGAGATGTTGTTGCAATTCAAAAAAGACTATGAAAGCCAAACTATAACTGACAAAAACGGCAAATCAAGAAAGCGTGTTTGGCAAAAAAAGATGACCCCTTTTACGGAGATACTTTTAACATTTGGAACACAAAGACCCAAAGAAGAAAATGAAGGACTCAATGAAGAAGAGACCAAGTTTATAAATGGGCTAAACATTCTTGCTAAGGCCATGGACTTTATTAATAAATATTGTAAAAAATACGGCGTAGAATGTGTGGCTGCTACTGAGCATAATGATGAAAAAACCAAACACTGGCAAATCATTTTTTCAAACTATGATTTTACTAAGCATGCTTGCATAAGAAGAGACAGAAAAAATATGGCTATATACGGCAGAGATATGCAAGATATGAGTGCAGATGCATTTAGTGGTATAGCTGTAAGAGGCGTGGTAGGAAGTAAGGCTATTCATAAAACTCTAAAACAAATGCATAAAACTGAGCTATCTTATAAAAGCGAACAAGCACTTAAAAATGATATTACTTTGAATTTTGAAGAATGTATTGATGAAGCTTTTGATGAAAAAAAATCATTCACAGGTAAGATACGCTATGAGATATCCAAAGATGGCATGGAAGAATTCGTAAAAACTATCAGTAAAGATATTTATGATTTAACAAAACAAAACATAACCATAATTAAAGACACTGATCTTCAAAATAAGATAGATGAATTGGAAAAGCAACTAGCTGATAAGAGTGAAATATTGGCTAGAAAAAATGAGTTAGAGTCAGAAAATGAACTCCTACATAATGAGATTTTAGAACTAAAAGAGCTAAATAAGACTTTTGAGGATAAAGACATAGTGTTGACTCAAAAAGAAGAGATTAATGTACTAAAAGAAACTTTGAAACAAAAAGATGTATCTATAAATAATTATAAAAGCCAGATACTTAATAGCAAAGAAATTATAAACCAAGCCAAGGCAGACAAAGAAGAGCTGACAAGACTAAAGGGTGTTGAAGCCAAGAAAATAGAAGTGGAAGAAGAAAATAAAGAGCTAGAAAAAGAAGTTAAAACATATAAAGAACTAGTTACCAAACAACAAAAAGAGGTAGAGGAGCTGGGGCAAGCAATGGAAGCTAATGAAGCGTTAAAAAATGAAAATCAAAGTCTAGCAGATGAAAATAAAAGACTAAAAGATGAAAATACAACTCTTAAGGTCTTCAAGGAAAAAGTGGTAACCTTCTTTAAAAGTGTGGTAAACACTATCCCAAATATCAGGGACTTTATAGATAGTTATCTACCTGAGATAAAAAATGAGATATTTGGCAAAAAGGACTCTAGCTTAGAAATGTGA
- a CDS encoding type II toxin-antitoxin system RelE family toxin produces MSYELEFLPSALKEWQKLDNSIKVQFKKKLSERLENPKVAKDKLRGYEDVYKIKLRDVGYRLAYQVKDDEIVVLVLVVGKRENNEVYEMLKDKFN; encoded by the coding sequence ATGAGCTATGAGTTAGAGTTCTTGCCAAGTGCCTTAAAAGAGTGGCAAAAGCTTGACAATAGCATAAAAGTGCAGTTTAAAAAGAAGCTAAGTGAGCGTCTAGAAAATCCAAAGGTTGCTAAGGACAAGCTACGAGGCTATGAAGATGTCTATAAGATCAAGCTAAGAGATGTCGGCTATCGCTTGGCATATCAAGTAAAAGATGACGAGATCGTAGTATTGGTGCTAGTTGTCGGCAAAAGAGAGAATAACGAAGTATACGAGATGCTAAAGGATAAATTTAACTAA
- a CDS encoding type II toxin-antitoxin system Phd/YefM family antitoxin produces MQTIQANFTASISELKKSPAQILKQAGDNVVAILNHNVPSAYLVPSDVYEKMAEIIEEYHLSKAVDVALASGEKPVKVSLDEL; encoded by the coding sequence ATGCAAACCATACAAGCAAATTTTACAGCTAGCATAAGCGAGCTAAAAAAGTCTCCAGCTCAAATTTTAAAACAAGCCGGAGATAATGTCGTAGCTATACTAAATCACAATGTCCCTAGCGCCTATCTAGTACCTAGTGATGTCTATGAAAAAATGGCAGAGATAATAGAAGAGTATCATCTAAGTAAAGCAGTAGATGTTGCTCTAGCAAGTGGTGAAAAACCGGTAAAAGTAAGTCTAGATGAGCTATGA